The sequence GGAGAACCTGCCTGTTAATGTTGTTCCACATTTAGAcatatcatattatttgatgAGGTGACAAACATAACTTGAAAGGTTTAGGAATTATAATAGAAATTCAGCCTTCTATTAGTTGTCTGATAATGATAACCAAGCTGGACTAATAGGATTGGAGTAGTGTTAGGAGGTTTGTTCGTACGTATTTAAGTTCTTTTCCAAATTATGTGTTCTATGCTTttccattaattaataatttatttgtttatctTTCTTAACAGGTAGTTATTTACAGTTAAGGAGCATCATCAAATTATATCAACATATTTTAGTAGTTGATGAATGGTGCATCTTTTGGACATTTTGTGTAGAATGTAGGACTTTTTAGGTTATTATAATCTAGTTAGtttcattatttttgtaattgtacAACTATTTTTGGATTTATAATGATTTATATATTCTAATTTTAGTTTGTATTATGTTTGTGTACATTTAATTTTACGAATATTGATGATGGCTCGAATACTCACGTTTGGAGCGATATTTGGCTTGAAGAGGGAAGCTTGATTGATCTATTCGGAGAAAGAGTGATCTACGATTCTGGCTCATCCGAAACCCGGGACCAGTAGACGGAAAATGTAGGAACCAGCGTTGCATCGTATAAAGGAGAACTTTAACAAGGTCCCGATCAGGGTCAAACTTACCCTGCGCTTTCCCTTTTTGGGAAAGAAAGTACTGGAAAAATCCACTACATCACATCGGTGAATTTGTTAAGGTTAAGGCAGGGGGACCACTTTACAGGCATGGTATCAGGAACTGCGCTCGCATCTGCTTCACAGTGGAccttataataaaatattatttattaaaaaatctCATTTAACATTTATTGATGGAATGTTGTTTGTATTATTAACGAATGGAAAACAGTTTGTTGATATTCAGAGTTATTGACGGTTTAAACGTCAGTAAAAGCGTCAACAAATTTTGACGGATATGATGGGTCAAAAAACGTTGAAATGTATTGACGGAAAATTCCGTCAGGTGTTTGGTCAAAATAATTTCCGTCAGCATTCCGTCAAAATTATTTACTGACGTGTGTTTACTTAACGTTTTCTATTCCGTCAGGATTCCGTCAAAATTGTGTTTTACTGACGGAATTTTGATGTTTCTGACGGAATTTTCCGTTGTAAACaagtattttcttgtagtggagtgaagaacactttagatgaataaaatcactctagacttttacacaaagataggagtttggtgtaagtgcttgctttttcttttcaagaCAGAGCTTCTATTTTGTACTTTATCAATGAAtagacttgatgaagatctgcgTAGAATGAAGTGTTGGAgtggcctttttatagtgatATCTGAGGcaccaatgatttgaatccagacatagccgttgtggggaaacgtTCACCTTTCatcatcacttggtcagcactcagtgctgcagggcaatcctgtcttctgtcttcgtcagacgccaggtttgtcttgttGTGTGCGTCAGATAGTCCATGCTTCTTGAAAAGGTCTTTCCGACAgatttctgtgtcttctgaatttTACTCAGAATACGACAGGTTTTGTTTTCAACGCTGATCAATATTGAAGCTGTCCTGacgatcactcagcttgacatagcggcttcgccttcaagcttttctgaagaagacattttaaTTCTTCAAGCTGAGTTGTATTTTACTCAGCTCCGGCGGTGTGACTTGCATCTGCTGACTTtgtcttgactttctcttgtggatTTTTAATTCATGTTCTATtaattaacttactcaacattgaacaaactcattagtacaattaaatcaaagcatttaaatttaattgttttggaatatttttatcatggtgatttgcttaaataattttgtcaaatcaaaatcatgtggaaaggtgtttcaacagtataTTCGGAGCAAGTGTTTCATAGAAGGTTTTTAATGACGACATAATTGTTCTTACATATAGTAGATGCTATTTAGAGTCACACAATATATTTCTAGTAAAGGATTAATGCTACAAGGACAAATAGATTGTCTCCACTTTAAAAAATGCACATCGTCTATACGCATGCTTGGACTCACCGTTGATCGTGAAGATCATTTCATCAGAATTGATGAGTACGTGACTTTAGAATGTGTGGAAGAGAAAAACATGGGTTTCCTGGTATACTTGGAAATCTTAATTGCATGCATTGAGCTTGGAAGATTTGTATAGTTGGGTAGAAAGGACAATACACCAAAGGACATCATGGGTATTCGAAAATCATGCTTGAAGCAGTTGCCTCAACGAATCTTTAAGTGCGACATGCTTATTTTGGTTTGGGTCAATCAAATAATGAACTTAATGTGTTGAGTAGGTTGAATTTGTTCTAACACAAATTACAAAGAACAACGACATAAGTGTAATTCATTGTTAACAACAACACGTACAACATAGGATACTACTTAATAGATGGTATATCTTGAATGGGTTGCATTTGTCAAAAGTTTTCCATATGCCCCTCAGAGATTCTTTTTCAAATGAAAGCGTGAGAGTGCAAGAAAGGATATTGAACGACCATTTAAGGTACTTCAAGCCCGTTTTGCAATAGTTCGTGAACCAGTTTGAAGTTGACATAAAAATGAACTCCATGATATTATGAAAACttgtattatattatataacatAATTGTTGAAGACCAACGAGACACACACTTGAAAACCACTCCTGAAAAAACATTTGAACCAAGCGTAAGTGAAATATTGGATATGGATATCTTCCAAAATTTTGCGACTTTTCTTACACAAGATTTAGATATGGGCCATAGAGAGAAGCATAACAAACTCAAAAATGTTTTGGTGGCATACATTTGGTAAAGTTTTGAAGTCAcaagccttttttttttttgaaataagacTTCATTAATGAGCCAATAGGCAAAGAATAGTAATTACACTCTCTAAACAGATTGGAACAGAATCAAAAATCACAGGACTATTAGCAAAACGAGCTTCCCGAGCAAGAATGTGGGCAGCCTCATTAGCTTATCTCCGCGAAAAGGTGACCGAGAATGAGCCACGAGAAGAAAGAATAGACCGACACCTACCAATAATATCCCCAAGTTCAGAAACATCAAGATCAACAAAACCAATAGCATCCACAACCAATTTGGAATCCGACACAAAAATCATCTCATCGAAACCACAACTTACCGACCATTCCAACGCATCAAGGAGAGCAATCGCTTCACTTTCAACCACCGGGGGAAACCCGTCAATCCTCCGAACTCTCCCAGCCACGAAGCAGCCCGAAGAATCTCTAATAACAGCACTAACCCCCACCTGCCACGTCTCCATAAAAGTGGCCGCATCAACATTACACATTAGCTTACCGGGAGGAGGCGGATGCCAACGCAAACACACCGAATCTGAAACACCCACCCCAACACCAGACAACCCGCTTCTGTCCCGCACGTCCCCCATTCCATGCTTCAGCCGCCTTGCCCTTTGCCAATCAGCGATACACTCCTTAGCACCAATTACCGTCTGGCAAACCGAGGGAGACAAATTCTTCCACCATTTATCATTCCGCTGATTCCAAATCTTCCATAGGAGCGTTAAAAATAAATCCCTGCACTGGTTAGATACCTGAGATAAAACAGAAAACAACCAAGCACAAAAATTAATAGCCGAATCCGCCACTCTACGGATCAAACCCAACAGCCCAACGTCATCCCAAACCCCACAAGCAAAACGACAATCAGTGTACATATGCCAATTATCCTCCCAATCTAAACCACAAAGCACACACAGAGGAGGAATATTTATCCCACGCTGAACCAAATTACACCGGTTTGGCAAACAGTCCCGCGCCAACCTCCAAGCAAAATACCGAACTTTATATGGAATATTTGCTTTCCAAATTAATTGCCATTCACCATTAACAGCAAACTCCCCAATTGGCGACATCCGAGAAATAGCCATTTGATAAGCCGACTTTACCGAATAACATCCCGACTTACATTCCTTCCAAATGATCTTATCCTCCCCTAATGACAAGGAAGGCATCATTTTCTTAATTTCCACAACATCCCTAGGCACAAAAATATTTGCCAACAACTCATTATCCCAAGAACAAGAATTTGCCAAGAATAAATCCTTAACCTTAAGTTGTCGAAGTTCAAGCCTTAATGACTTTTTATCATCAAATGTTATGTTTATTTTGTCATGTGTAATCATGTGCTTTCAATTATGCATGTTAGATTTTTTACGAATTATGTTTTATTGTTCTTTAAAACATATGTTTTTTATACATATTATTGATGAAGATTTAAAACATAATGtatgtttataatttttttattactacGTAGTTTAACGTTTCAAATACATTATAAGATTTTTATTagagtaaataattttttagtccctatatttttacttaacataTTATTTAATCCCGTATTTTAATAGCATATTGTTTAATCCTTAATTTTTGTTCTATTCAATAGTTTAAACccttaaatatttgaattattagtctctatattagGCAATCTCCAATAGAGATTGCTTTAAAGAGTGTTAAAACTTAACACATCatactaaaaaataatatttttttttttggttaaaccATCCGGTACTCCGAACCACATTGGCCGACTAATCCGGATTCGGGGTGGGTCCAAGGATTACGGTATTTAAACCCCTCCCAATCGCCGTTGTGGGGGATCGATCCTGAGACCGCCCTACCAAGGGCAGCCCCATGCTACCACTGTGCCAACCAACAATtggtaaaaataatattttattaacttaatCATTCACATCACTTTTGACAACTTTTGTTTAAAAAATGCTTCAATAGTAAGCAACTTTAAAAGTTGAGACTAAATcactttttttatattaaaaaaagtttgatAATCTTAAAGCAAGATTGACAAAAAGTGACAAACATTGCTAAGCAATCACTCTTATTCCAATAGATGACATCCTTTGAAAGTTGTCAAAACAATTGTCACATCATCAAGCACTCTTCCAAACactctctattggagatgctcttaaggACTAAATTGTTGAATATAACAAAAGTAATGATTAAACGTGTTATCAAAATCATttactaaacagtatgttaaataaaaatgtaagtagtaaattatttatccattttattatttcttataattaaaatatttagctTATTAGATCTCGAGTTTGAATCGTAGCATACGCATAAAGCTTTAATTGGAAGATGATCTACTTAGAGGGTCCCTGACAATCCTCGAACCGAAAAATCAGATAaaccaaataaaaatatatttatcttaataataattttttattttttttggtaataataataattttttatttaatcaatcattcttattccatttatattattaattaattaataattttgtaaaataaaaaacgtattaataaaataaaataaataaatagatagtaCTAGTAATTATTTATGACGCATTGACGCATTTCCAAATATTAGAGTTGGATTTCTACTGACGAATTCTAGTTGTATGCACCACTCTGCTCTAGATTAGTGTGGCAGGAGCTGATTGGACGAGATATACTGATTGACGTGGCAAAGCaaacatatataatatttaatattaccCTTTCCCTCAACACACACACGTAGAGCCTTCAGTCTTCATTTCTCCTCCTCCGACGACGACCGGCGACAAGATGCGACGTTTAATGCCTTACAAGCTTTTAATCTCTCTCCTCTTCCTCTCTAtcttccctctctctctcttcgcTCGCCCTTTCGTTCTCGTTCTCTCCCAAGATGACCTCAAAGACGCCCCCGCTTCCTCCGACAGCGATCTCGACTCCTCCTCCGATTCCCCGCCTGAGTGGGACGAGTTCGGTGATTCCGAATCTAAGCCTGAGCATGAGCTTGACCCGGGGTCTTGGCGCCCAATCTTTGAGCCTGATTCCTCTGCTCCTGCTATCACTAATGATCCAGAATTGGCGGAATACTACTCCGGTGTTCAGAAAATGTTGTCGGCAGCGAGTGGCGGCGAGGTTAGGCTGATGGAGGAAGCGGCTGCGGAGATCGAATCGTCTGCTGTGGCTGGGAATCCCCATGCTCAGTCAGTGTTAGGGTTTCTGTACGGGCTGGGCCAGATGAGAGAGCGGAATAAGGCGAAGGCTTTCCTTTATCATCATTTTGCTGCAGAAGGAGGTAATATGCAGTCCAAGATGGCTTTGGCATACACTTATTCACGCCAAGATGTGAGTGGTTTCTTGCCTATTTCTTTGATGTTAATGCCTTTGTGGATAGGTCGCGAATTCATTTGACTGGATAAACAGTGATTCTGTGAGAAATTTTAGTATCTCTCGCTTATTCTAAGTAGTTATTTCCTAATTAGAGTCGCTTATCTTTTTAGTAGTGCTAAAATCTTTAGCAGCTGTAGGAGGATAATTCAATCTATTTAATTGGTTTTGGTACTTCTGAAATTGGGTTAGGAATCTTAGTGCTTCTGTGGGATACTAATTctttattgaactgaaacatagATCTATTGTTCCTCCGTATTTTTAAACTAGctaattgaaaattttcatcCTTAATTTTGAACAATACAACTAAACTGATAGAATCATGATTTGCTAAAATTGAGCCTGTCCCTTCTAGTTATAAATGCAAATCTTAAGTTTGGTGGTTGTTTGAGAAGTAATTATTCTCTGTAGTATGAGTTATCATCAGCTCAAAAGACTTGTAGCTCTCAAACTGTTAATTTGTATTACAAAGTAATTTTGGAAAATATAAGCTTTTAGAAATGTCTAAAAAATTCATGCATCTGATTTTTTAAATTCTTGCTGTAGAAGTTTGTTGTTGTAGTGTAGGTCATACAAGGTGTAACTAGATATTGTGGTTACATGTTTACACatgttctttttctttcatGTGGTTTGATAAGTTGTTTACGTTGACCTGTTGCAGATGTATGATAAAGCAGTTAAATTGTACGCTGAGTTGGCTGAAGTAGCTGTGAATAGTTTTTTGATCTCAAAGGATTCACCTGTCATTGAACCAGTTAGAATTCACAATGGTGCTGAGGAGAACAAGGAAGCATTGAGGAAATCCCGAGGCGAGGATGACGAAGACTTCCAGATTTTGGAATATCAAGCTCAAAAGGGTAATGCTGGAGCCATGTACAAAATTGGGCTATTTTATTACTTTGGATTGAGAGGATTGCGACGTGATCATGCAAAGGCATTATCATGGTTTTCAAAGGCTGTAAAGAAGGGGGAGCCCAGGTCAATGGAACTTCTTGGTGAGATATATGCAAGGGGGGCTGGTGTTGAAAGGAACTACACTAAGGCATTTGAATGGCTTACATTAGCATCTAAGGAGGATCTTCACTCAGCATATAATGGCATGGGTTACTTATATGTCAAAGGTTATGGAGTGGAGCAGAAGAACTACACTAAAGTAagcttatttttgttttcagcACATTTCATATGATTTGAGCTTATGATGGTATTGTGAATTGGATCTAACATGATGCTGCTCCCAGGGCCAGTGATGAACTGGTCTCCTTGTAGAAATCTGTTTATCTTAAGCTGTTTGTTCTGCAATTATTTCTAGTCATATGATGCTTGGAGGTGTTTTTGGCATGAAGCATCTGTTTATTATGTATAATTGCTTTCTTTTTTGTTGTATGTTTGAATTATATATCAGAGGGTTGATTGAGTTGTTGACACCGTTTTGTATATAGTTGTAGTTCATCATGAGCTTGTCAAACGTAGGTGCAAGAGTGAAGTTTTTAAGCTGTCTgcataataaatttatatgtatttaagTGAGTAAACTGGATAAATAGCAAGTTCAGTTAATGTCACAAACCATATCCTCTCATTGCAGGCAAAAGAGTACTTTGAGAAGGCTGCTGACAGTGAAGATGCTGGTGGGCACTACAACCTCGGAGTAATGTATCTTAAAGGGATTGGTGTTAAGAGAGATGTAAAGCTCGCGTGCAAGTATTTTATAGTGGCTGCTAATGCAGGTCAACCGAAGGCATTTTACCAGCTGGCAAAAATGTTCCATACTGGTGTGGGACTAAAGAAGGATCTGACTATGGTAAGTGCAGGTCTTTTGGTTTCTTTTCACTTTTTTCCCTGTTTATAAGGTTCTAACTTAAGCTTCTAACCTTATGTTATATATTCAATCACTATGTTTTTTCAATTATTACATATTATCAATATCATCTAGTTGCTGTGAGACTGCCTTAGTGACGTGTCTGATGGTTTTGGTGGTTAATGAAATCCTTGGCTTCATTACAAAATGCTTATTTCGTGCTGGTTATCTATACCTCATTGTATAGTTGATAAGTCTAACAGGGAAGCATCATTCATAGATGGTTCTTTTAAAACAATAATGTTATCAATCTTAATCCCTATTATATAGATAGATGCATATATCTTTCTGCATTGCATACATGAAGGGCATATATGTTGGATGCATGAGCAAGAGAATGGTATTTAAGGGAATATGACGACAAGAGTGCACTTTCTCTCTTTTCAGGTAGATGTCTGTACATTATGTAGAATGTACACTATTTTGCATCGTTGAAAGAATATCATGAAAATCAATGCTTAGGCAAAAATTTAAGCAAAGAAGGATGTGGTTTATTAGTTAGCAttagattgatgtacttttTTTGAAGAACGAACTGCAACTTCATTAAAACAGTTAATGAGAAATAGTTGTCTAGGACCTCAGATTTTCTATGTTTCTCTTCATTCCAGGCTACTGCATTATACAAACTAGTTGCAGAAAGGGGACCTTGGAGTACTTTGTCTAGATGGGCACTGGAGTCATACATCAAAGGTGATGTGGGCAAGGCATTCATATTATATTCAAGGATGGCTGAGCTGGGTTATGAGATTGCCCAAAGTAATGCAGCATGGATTCTTGACAAATATGGGGAGCGTAGCATGTGCATTGGAGAATCTGGATTTTGTGCAGATGCAGAAAGGCATCAGCGTGCGCATTCTCTGTGGTGGCAAGCTTCTGAACAGGGCAATGAACATGCTGCATTGCTTATTGGCGATGCATATTATTATGGGCGAGTATGTTTCGCCAATCCCCTGAGTGTGAAATTATTTTCTAATGCTTTGATTCCATCAATTTCACTCCCTTCATCTTCAACTTATGTGTTTCTCATTTTTCTCCTTTCAGGGTACTGAAAGGGACTATGAACGTGCTGCAGAAGCATACATGCACGCTAAATCTCAATCAAATGCACAAGCGATGTTCAACCTTGGATACATGCATGAACATGGTCAAGGACTTCCATTTGATCTGCATCTTGCGAAGCGGTATTACGATCAAGCTCTAGAGATTGATCCGGCAGCAAAGTTGCCTGTTGCACTTGCCCTTGGTAGCTTATGGGTGCGCAAGAACTATGCAGACACTTTCCTGGTAAGTCTGTCCACTTTCCATGGTTGCCTTCTATAATCATCAGTACCAAAATTGGAGGACAGATCGCTATGCACGAATCGGTTACTTGGAAATTCATAAACCATTGAAACCTGTTATCCTaaaacgaaagaagaaaaaaacaatgCACCATTTCTTTATCCCGTCATTTTACTTCGAATTTTGATTGTCAAGTTAACTATTTAATGAAGTGGTGGTGCAGTTCTGAACCCAGAACAAATTGTAGTAGAAGGATTGATATATGATATAGCGAACTCTATCTGTATCGGGGTTAAGAACAATCACATTTGTTCACTGATGCATTGCTCAATGTTTCTACTTTCAGGTCCACACGATCGACTCATTACCAGAAGTGTACCCAAAAGTTGAAGCATGGATAGAAAATGTGATAATGGAGGAAGGGAATGCAACAATACTGACACTCTTTGTATGTCTTCTTACTGTTCTATATCTACGTGAGAGGCAACGGAGGCAAGCCGGGGAAGTTGCTGGACCGCAACGTGCTATCGAACAGGTCGTTCCTTTAGAATAATTGATGCTCTACTGAAATACAGAAACACCCAACGCTCAGATTTTCTGTGTTTTACAACGGGGAAGGgtacaatttatttaaaaaaaaaaaacggaatATAGTGTACAGGCCTTTTGATTCTCTAGCAAAGAGTTGTTGTTTTTTTCAGGCACGAACTAGGTAGGTTAGACTGAATGTTGGAAACATAAATTTGGCAGATCTGTGTTGTAAGAAAGAGATAGAATAGAATGCATGACAACAAAATTAATATGATTTTGTTTATTTGTTTATACTAACTAAGGGTACATGTTCTCAGACAAGCAGCAAATTTCTTAATTGTGTTAGATTGGCATTCGATTGAGTGAAATGTTGTAATtcggtttaattttatttgggaATAAGAGTAGAAAATTATTTCTTTAACTTTGGCAGAAACTTCAAGTTATAGTATCCCGTACTAATGGATCGCTAAAATTGGGTGAGTTTAAAGATAGGGTAAATTATGTCGATGATCATTGAAGGTATGTTTGAAAAAAGtaattggattttattttgtttcattaaaaaaaaaaattattgagtTAAAAGTTGGTTTGAGTGATTAAGGGTCTCAAATCGCTTAAGCTAGATCTCGATTCCGAATCTTAGTATGTG comes from Euphorbia lathyris chromosome 8, ddEupLath1.1, whole genome shotgun sequence and encodes:
- the LOC136202753 gene encoding ERAD-associated E3 ubiquitin-protein ligase component HRD3A; this encodes MRRLMPYKLLISLLFLSIFPLSLFARPFVLVLSQDDLKDAPASSDSDLDSSSDSPPEWDEFGDSESKPEHELDPGSWRPIFEPDSSAPAITNDPELAEYYSGVQKMLSAASGGEVRLMEEAAAEIESSAVAGNPHAQSVLGFLYGLGQMRERNKAKAFLYHHFAAEGGNMQSKMALAYTYSRQDMYDKAVKLYAELAEVAVNSFLISKDSPVIEPVRIHNGAEENKEALRKSRGEDDEDFQILEYQAQKGNAGAMYKIGLFYYFGLRGLRRDHAKALSWFSKAVKKGEPRSMELLGEIYARGAGVERNYTKAFEWLTLASKEDLHSAYNGMGYLYVKGYGVEQKNYTKAKEYFEKAADSEDAGGHYNLGVMYLKGIGVKRDVKLACKYFIVAANAGQPKAFYQLAKMFHTGVGLKKDLTMATALYKLVAERGPWSTLSRWALESYIKGDVGKAFILYSRMAELGYEIAQSNAAWILDKYGERSMCIGESGFCADAERHQRAHSLWWQASEQGNEHAALLIGDAYYYGRGTERDYERAAEAYMHAKSQSNAQAMFNLGYMHEHGQGLPFDLHLAKRYYDQALEIDPAAKLPVALALGSLWVRKNYADTFLVHTIDSLPEVYPKVEAWIENVIMEEGNATILTLFVCLLTVLYLRERQRRQAGEVAGPQRAIEQVVPLE